One window of Macrococcus sp. 19Msa1099 genomic DNA carries:
- a CDS encoding PstS family phosphate ABC transporter substrate-binding protein — MKKWQLVGSTTVLGTALLLGACGGAAENSDSKSEDKATDTAAKDVKGEVNGDGSSTVAPVTEKINEQFNAEYPDVTVSIGTSGTGGGFEKFIAGETDFSNASRDIKDEEKKALEDKKIEYTEFKIASDGLTVAVNKENDFVEYLTFDELKKIYSGEAKTWKDVRADFPAEEIKAFSPDQSHGTYDFFSEEVLDKGEITAEKNADTNVIVKSVQDNKNGVGFFGYNFYQENKDNLKAVKIQKESKGEGVEATEETVKDGSYPLSRPLYIYAKNESLKSNEAFKTFMKFTLDNAKDASKESGYVSLEDKVYEEDLKKLEEVK; from the coding sequence ATGAAAAAGTGGCAATTAGTAGGATCAACAACTGTTTTAGGTACTGCATTATTATTAGGTGCATGTGGTGGTGCAGCTGAAAATTCTGACTCAAAGAGTGAAGATAAAGCCACAGACACAGCAGCTAAAGATGTTAAAGGTGAAGTAAATGGTGACGGATCGTCTACTGTAGCTCCTGTTACTGAAAAAATTAACGAGCAATTCAATGCTGAATATCCAGATGTTACTGTTTCAATCGGTACTTCAGGAACTGGTGGTGGTTTCGAGAAATTTATCGCTGGAGAAACAGATTTCTCAAATGCATCTCGTGATATTAAAGATGAAGAGAAGAAGGCACTAGAAGATAAAAAAATCGAGTATACTGAATTCAAAATTGCAAGTGACGGTTTAACTGTTGCAGTTAATAAAGAGAATGACTTTGTTGAGTACTTAACGTTTGATGAGTTGAAAAAAATCTATTCTGGTGAAGCGAAAACTTGGAAAGATGTTCGTGCTGACTTCCCGGCTGAAGAAATTAAAGCATTCTCTCCAGACCAATCACATGGTACTTACGACTTCTTCAGTGAAGAAGTTTTAGATAAAGGTGAAATTACAGCTGAGAAAAATGCTGATACTAACGTTATCGTTAAATCTGTACAAGATAATAAAAACGGTGTTGGATTCTTCGGATATAACTTCTACCAAGAAAACAAAGATAACTTAAAAGCGGTTAAGATTCAAAAAGAAAGTAAAGGTGAAGGTGTTGAAGCAACTGAAGAAACGGTTAAAGATGGTTCATACCCATTAAGCCGTCCTTTATATATCTATGCGAAAAACGAATCACTTAAGAGTAATGAAGCATTTAAAACATTTATGAAGTTTACTCTAGATAATGCTAAAGATGCTTCTAAAGAATCAGGTTATGTGTCTTTAGAAGATAAAGTTTATGAAGAAGATCTAAAGAAATTAGAAGAAGTTAAATAG
- a CDS encoding penicillin-binding protein 2, with amino-acid sequence MTNRRIGVIFMAIVSLLIILVLRLGYLQIVKGEAYRQAVDNNENIEVNESVPRGRIYDRNGKLLVDNTSKKSITYTRDRMTTSKEILVVAKKLQKIIDMPTGALTQRDKQDFYILTHKEAIDQLMKKENTLLKNGEITEETYNTALYKKLTEQQINKLSKKELQVAAIYREMSSGSQLSPQIIKNEDVTEKEYALVSQNLGELPGVNTSMDWDRKYLYGDTLRTLFGRVSSKEEGLPKELTDYYLAKGYSRNDRVGQSYLEYQYENVLRGKKKKMRYITNKSGKIIDSEVLAEGSRGDDLVLSIDIELQLKVEKLVDNNIRKLRSMGARDMDKVLVVVQDPHNGDILALAGRQIDKSGKITDYHYGTFTSQYAVGSSVKGATLLTGYSNGAINVGETMTDEPLVFKGGIQKRSYFNQSGSLAINDKQALMHSSNVYMFKTALKLAGLDYSSGMSLPDDITEAGQKLRKGMNQFGLGVKTGIDLPNEVTGQTGILKNNPGNFLDLAIGQYDTYTPLQLSQYVSTIANDGYRIQPHIVREIRGASKTGKIGPIKSHFNGKVLNKINNTDKEIEQVKSGFEMVFNQAEGTGYASFNDTAVKAAGKTGTAEVTQDGEARVNSTYIGYAPVKKPEMSFSIIYTNQPVPPPWLPGGDLGKEIINEYFKDKEAADK; translated from the coding sequence ATGACTAATCGAAGAATCGGCGTCATTTTTATGGCAATTGTTTCCTTGCTTATAATTCTTGTATTAAGATTAGGTTATTTGCAGATTGTAAAAGGTGAAGCGTATCGACAGGCAGTAGATAATAATGAAAATATTGAAGTCAATGAATCAGTACCACGTGGAAGAATTTATGATAGGAATGGTAAACTACTAGTCGATAATACATCAAAAAAATCAATCACATATACAAGAGATCGTATGACGACGAGTAAAGAAATATTAGTCGTTGCAAAGAAACTGCAAAAGATAATTGATATGCCAACAGGGGCACTCACTCAAAGAGATAAGCAGGATTTCTATATATTGACGCATAAAGAAGCGATAGATCAATTGATGAAGAAAGAGAATACGTTACTTAAAAATGGAGAAATTACTGAAGAGACTTATAACACAGCGCTCTATAAAAAATTAACGGAACAGCAAATCAATAAACTATCGAAAAAAGAACTGCAAGTCGCTGCAATTTATAGAGAAATGTCTAGTGGCAGCCAATTAAGTCCACAAATAATAAAGAATGAAGATGTTACAGAAAAAGAATATGCATTGGTATCTCAGAACCTAGGAGAGTTACCGGGCGTCAATACGTCTATGGACTGGGATAGAAAGTATTTATATGGTGATACGCTGCGTACTCTGTTTGGTCGTGTATCCTCTAAAGAAGAAGGATTACCTAAGGAACTTACAGATTATTATTTAGCGAAAGGGTATTCTAGAAATGACCGAGTTGGGCAAAGCTACCTAGAATATCAATATGAAAATGTCCTGCGCGGTAAAAAGAAAAAAATGAGGTATATTACGAATAAATCAGGTAAGATTATCGATTCAGAAGTCCTCGCAGAAGGGTCCAGAGGAGACGACCTCGTTTTATCCATCGATATAGAATTGCAGCTCAAAGTAGAAAAATTAGTCGATAATAACATTCGAAAACTGAGAAGCATGGGTGCTAGAGATATGGATAAAGTACTGGTCGTTGTACAGGATCCTCATAATGGAGATATATTGGCGTTAGCAGGCCGTCAGATTGATAAATCAGGTAAGATAACCGATTATCATTATGGCACATTCACTTCACAATATGCAGTAGGGTCTTCGGTTAAAGGTGCTACGTTACTCACAGGATACAGTAATGGCGCAATTAATGTCGGAGAGACGATGACGGATGAGCCGTTAGTATTTAAAGGTGGGATACAGAAACGTTCTTATTTTAACCAAAGTGGGAGTCTTGCTATTAATGATAAGCAGGCATTGATGCACTCATCAAACGTCTATATGTTTAAGACGGCGCTCAAACTTGCTGGACTCGATTATTCATCTGGAATGAGCTTACCAGATGATATAACTGAGGCAGGGCAGAAATTAAGAAAAGGTATGAACCAATTTGGTTTAGGTGTAAAGACAGGCATCGATCTGCCGAATGAAGTGACAGGACAAACTGGTATTCTAAAAAATAATCCAGGGAATTTTCTGGATTTAGCAATTGGACAGTATGATACATATACACCATTACAGCTTTCTCAATATGTATCTACAATTGCTAATGACGGGTATCGTATTCAGCCGCATATCGTCAGAGAAATTAGAGGAGCGTCTAAAACAGGTAAAATAGGTCCCATTAAAAGTCACTTTAATGGAAAAGTGTTAAATAAGATTAATAATACAGATAAAGAAATTGAACAAGTAAAGTCTGGTTTCGAAATGGTCTTTAACCAAGCAGAAGGGACAGGATATGCTAGTTTTAATGATACTGCTGTTAAAGCTGCAGGTAAAACAGGTACAGCTGAAGTAACTCAAGATGGTGAAGCTCGAGTAAATTCAACATATATAGGGTATGCGCCAGTGAAAAAACCTGAAATGAGTTTTTCTATCATTTATACGAATCAGCCAGTACCACCTCCATGGTTACCAGGTGGAGATCTAGGTAAAGAAATTATCAATGAATACTTTAAAGATAAAGAAGCAGCCGATAAATAG
- a CDS encoding superoxide dismutase, producing the protein MAFELPKLEYAYDALEPHIDKETMEIHHTKHHNTYVTKLNDAVAGTEFENVSIEDLMKRIDEVPADKKTAVVNNGGGHYNHSLFWTLLAPGKEAKGEVVDAIESKFGSLDAFKQEFADAAAGRFGSGWAWLVVNNGELEVTSTPNQENPLMEGKTPILGLDVWEHAYYLNYQNKRPDYIAAFWNVVNWDKVNELYLAAK; encoded by the coding sequence ATGGCATTTGAACTACCAAAATTAGAGTATGCATATGATGCATTAGAACCACACATCGACAAAGAAACGATGGAGATTCACCATACAAAACATCATAATACTTATGTAACGAAATTAAATGATGCAGTGGCAGGTACGGAGTTTGAGAATGTATCTATTGAAGATTTAATGAAGAGAATTGATGAAGTTCCTGCAGATAAGAAAACTGCTGTAGTTAATAATGGCGGTGGTCATTATAATCACTCATTATTCTGGACATTACTTGCTCCAGGTAAAGAAGCAAAAGGCGAAGTTGTTGATGCGATTGAATCAAAATTTGGGTCTTTAGATGCATTTAAACAAGAATTTGCTGATGCTGCAGCTGGTCGCTTCGGTTCAGGCTGGGCATGGTTAGTTGTTAATAACGGAGAGCTTGAAGTAACTTCAACGCCAAACCAGGAGAATCCATTAATGGAAGGTAAAACACCAATCTTAGGATTAGATGTTTGGGAACATGCTTACTATTTAAACTACCAGAACAAACGTCCAGATTATATCGCAGCATTCTGGAATGTTGTTAACTGGGACAAAGTAAACGAATTATACTTAGCAGCGAAGTAA
- a CDS encoding DUF1189 family protein, which yields MYKQHLKRLFQPKRYPLYRIVKMRYILLHILILSIAMSSPAMINYFQTFQSINHISHEELSAIPDFKVVDHSLILSQEKQIELSAVTLFFTEKNVQPRSNFIILDKDEILISKSSRVKYSNINMFQDKETLIQFLKTFTDSIYFYFFILAILIISSQYVIIILKIIIISIVSHIISNKSNKKSRYMNWLKINTFLLTLPTLILLFGIILNSVVLTIASWIALIILNLVTIKNLPKNKHKAKQI from the coding sequence TTGTATAAACAACATCTAAAACGTTTATTCCAGCCAAAACGATATCCTTTATATAGAATTGTCAAGATGAGATATATTTTACTACATATATTGATACTTTCAATAGCCATGTCTTCGCCAGCAATGATTAATTATTTTCAAACATTTCAGTCTATTAATCATATTAGTCATGAGGAACTTTCTGCTATTCCAGATTTTAAAGTTGTAGATCACTCGCTTATCCTTTCACAGGAAAAGCAGATTGAACTGAGTGCAGTCACTTTATTTTTCACCGAAAAAAATGTACAGCCACGTTCAAACTTTATCATCTTAGATAAGGATGAAATTTTAATCAGTAAAAGCTCACGTGTAAAATATTCAAACATCAATATGTTCCAGGATAAGGAGACATTGATTCAGTTTCTTAAAACATTTACAGACTCGATTTATTTTTATTTCTTCATCCTGGCAATACTGATAATCAGTTCCCAATATGTAATTATTATATTAAAGATTATCATCATAAGCATAGTCAGCCATATCATTTCAAATAAATCAAACAAAAAATCACGCTATATGAACTGGCTGAAAATCAATACATTCTTGCTCACACTGCCTACTTTAATATTGCTGTTCGGTATTATCCTAAACTCTGTCGTCTTAACAATAGCTTCATGGATTGCTTTAATAATACTTAACCTAGTAACTATCAAGAATCTACCGAAAAACAAGCATAAAGCTAAACAAATTTGA
- the ispG gene encoding flavodoxin-dependent (E)-4-hydroxy-3-methylbut-2-enyl-diphosphate synthase has protein sequence MTHRKNTRPVKVGDLTIGGSNELVIQSMTTTKTHDVEATVAEIKRLEEAGCQIVRVACPKEEDALAIAEIKKQINIPLVVDIHFDYKLALLAIEGGADKIRINPGNIGRREKVEEVVKACKAKGIPIRIGVNAGSLEKHILKKYGYPTADGMVESALHHIKILEDLDFHDIIVSMKASDVNLAIEAYTKAAQAFDYPLHLGITESGTLFAGTVKSAAGLGAIMSLGIGNTLRISLSADPVEEVKVARELLKSFGLASNAATLISCPTCGRIEIDLISIANEVEEYISTIKAPLKVAVLGCAVNGPGEAREADIGIAGARGEGLLFMKGKTVRKVPEETMVEELKMEIDKLAEEYFKKQEAEKLANAEK, from the coding sequence ATTACACATAGAAAAAATACACGCCCGGTTAAAGTCGGTGATCTTACTATTGGGGGCTCAAATGAACTTGTAATCCAAAGTATGACGACAACGAAGACACATGATGTTGAAGCTACAGTTGCAGAGATCAAACGTCTTGAAGAAGCGGGATGCCAAATTGTCCGTGTAGCCTGTCCTAAAGAAGAAGATGCACTTGCAATTGCAGAAATCAAAAAACAAATTAATATTCCATTAGTCGTCGATATTCATTTCGACTATAAACTTGCATTGCTCGCAATTGAAGGTGGCGCAGATAAAATTCGTATCAATCCGGGAAATATCGGTCGCCGTGAAAAAGTTGAAGAAGTTGTAAAAGCTTGTAAAGCGAAAGGTATTCCAATTCGTATCGGAGTAAATGCAGGTTCGCTTGAGAAGCATATATTGAAAAAATATGGTTATCCTACAGCAGATGGTATGGTGGAAAGTGCACTGCATCATATTAAAATATTAGAAGACCTGGATTTCCATGATATTATCGTTTCGATGAAAGCAAGTGATGTTAACTTAGCAATCGAGGCATATACAAAAGCTGCGCAAGCATTTGATTATCCGCTACATTTAGGTATTACAGAAAGCGGAACATTATTTGCAGGGACTGTAAAATCGGCAGCAGGTCTCGGTGCAATTATGAGTTTAGGTATTGGTAACACGTTACGTATTTCATTATCTGCAGATCCTGTAGAAGAAGTTAAAGTGGCGAGAGAACTACTGAAATCTTTCGGTCTGGCAAGTAATGCAGCAACGCTTATTTCATGTCCTACTTGTGGTCGTATTGAAATCGACTTAATTTCAATTGCCAACGAAGTTGAAGAATACATTTCAACGATCAAAGCACCGCTCAAAGTCGCAGTATTAGGGTGTGCTGTAAATGGCCCGGGAGAAGCAAGAGAAGCTGATATTGGAATCGCAGGGGCACGTGGAGAAGGATTATTGTTTATGAAAGGTAAGACGGTAAGAAAAGTGCCTGAAGAGACAATGGTTGAAGAATTGAAGATGGAAATCGACAAACTTGCTGAAGAATACTTTAAAAAACAGGAAGCAGAAAAGTTAGCGAATGCAGAAAAATAA
- a CDS encoding Fur family transcriptional regulator codes for MEINDAIQILKDNGHKYTDKRKDMITLLHDNSKYLNAKQMQQALNDKYPGISFDTIYRNLHLFESLGIIETTELEGEKKFRLACSHHHHHHFICRHCGDTRVVEHCPIEIFKDELPDVEIESHKIELYGLCEKCK; via the coding sequence ATGGAAATTAATGATGCAATTCAAATATTGAAGGACAATGGGCACAAATATACTGACAAAAGAAAAGATATGATTACTCTTCTGCATGATAATAGTAAATATTTAAACGCTAAACAGATGCAGCAAGCTCTGAACGATAAATATCCTGGTATTTCATTTGACACAATTTATCGCAACCTACATCTATTTGAATCATTAGGGATTATAGAAACAACTGAGTTAGAAGGAGAGAAGAAGTTCAGACTTGCCTGTAGTCATCATCATCATCATCATTTTATCTGCAGGCATTGTGGAGATACGCGTGTTGTGGAACATTGTCCAATTGAAATATTTAAGGATGAACTTCCGGATGTTGAAATAGAAAGTCATAAAATTGAACTCTATGGATTATGTGAAAAATGCAAATAA
- a CDS encoding metal ABC transporter permease: MIDALIEFDFIRYSFISGILIGLLAPLIGTFIVVRRLSLIADALSHVTLGGIAFGMLLTKVLAFTINPVWTGILFSIAGSLMIERLRSVYKHYQELAIPIIMSLGIGLSVIFISFADGFNQDLFGYLFGSISAVTFNDVVVIFSIFIVVVLFIGLLYKELFILSFDEEYASIIGVPRYVHILFMLMVALVISASMRVVGILLVSSLITLPVASAMRLTRSYKELMVWSVVIGEFAVIAGLVTAFYLDITPGGVIVMLLVAILILSIIIKKNKEKAGSLNGN; the protein is encoded by the coding sequence CTGATTGATGCGCTAATAGAATTTGACTTTATTCGTTATTCATTTATATCTGGAATCCTGATTGGATTACTTGCACCATTAATAGGAACTTTTATCGTTGTCAGAAGACTGTCATTAATAGCGGATGCACTCAGTCATGTTACACTTGGTGGTATCGCATTTGGTATGTTATTGACTAAAGTATTGGCATTTACGATTAATCCTGTATGGACGGGGATATTATTTTCAATTGCAGGTTCACTTATGATCGAAAGATTACGAAGTGTCTATAAACATTATCAGGAGCTTGCAATTCCGATAATTATGAGTCTTGGTATCGGATTGAGTGTTATATTTATTTCTTTTGCAGATGGTTTCAATCAGGATTTATTCGGCTATTTATTTGGAAGTATCAGTGCAGTAACGTTCAATGATGTTGTAGTCATCTTTTCTATTTTTATAGTCGTAGTGTTGTTTATTGGACTGCTGTACAAAGAATTATTCATCCTTTCATTTGATGAAGAATATGCTTCGATTATTGGCGTGCCAAGGTATGTACATATTTTGTTTATGCTTATGGTCGCGCTTGTTATCTCTGCATCTATGCGTGTCGTGGGAATACTGCTAGTATCTAGTTTAATTACGTTACCTGTCGCTAGTGCCATGCGACTGACAAGAAGTTATAAAGAACTGATGGTATGGAGTGTCGTCATCGGTGAATTTGCTGTTATTGCTGGTTTAGTAACAGCATTCTATCTTGATATAACGCCAGGCGGTGTTATTGTCATGTTACTTGTAGCGATTTTGATATTATCGATTATAATCAAGAAAAATAAAGAAAAAGCAGGTAGTTTAAATGGAAATTAA
- a CDS encoding metal ABC transporter ATP-binding protein, with amino-acid sequence MEPVFEIKDVSYSYPDKKALSHINISVYQGDFLAIVGPNGSGKSTLLKLILGILNLQDGSILMNGTDIRKLKNRTGIGYVSQKSNAGNSGFPANVFEVVRSGLIQIKPMFKRFDKNDHKKVDDILRRLHIDQLKDKNISDLSGGQQQRVYIARALISNPSVLVLDEPTVGIDAKNVAEFYALLEQLKQEGITILLVSHDIGVVVDTATQVACLNEHLHFHGTTHQFKSLDEVEISKIYGHPVQFIDHSGHDRECCL; translated from the coding sequence ATGGAACCCGTATTTGAAATTAAAGATGTATCTTACAGTTATCCAGATAAGAAAGCGTTATCCCATATTAATATTAGTGTCTATCAAGGTGATTTTCTGGCAATTGTGGGTCCGAATGGGTCTGGGAAATCAACTTTGCTGAAACTGATACTTGGTATCTTGAATTTGCAGGATGGCAGTATTCTGATGAATGGTACGGACATTCGCAAGCTAAAGAATCGTACGGGCATTGGTTACGTGTCACAAAAATCAAATGCAGGGAATTCAGGTTTCCCGGCAAATGTTTTTGAAGTTGTAAGAAGCGGTTTAATACAGATAAAACCTATGTTTAAAAGATTTGACAAGAATGATCATAAAAAAGTGGATGACATTTTAAGACGTCTCCATATCGATCAGCTAAAAGATAAAAATATATCTGATCTTTCTGGTGGACAACAGCAGCGTGTATATATCGCGCGAGCCTTGATATCAAATCCATCGGTGCTTGTGCTCGATGAACCGACAGTAGGGATTGATGCAAAAAATGTGGCGGAATTCTATGCGTTACTTGAACAGCTGAAACAAGAAGGTATCACAATTCTACTTGTCTCCCATGATATTGGTGTAGTTGTTGATACAGCAACACAAGTCGCTTGTCTCAACGAACATCTGCATTTCCACGGAACAACACATCAATTTAAATCGCTTGATGAAGTAGAAATTTCTAAAATTTATGGTCATCCTGTACAGTTCATCGATCATAGTGGACATGATAGGGAGTGCTGTTTATGA
- a CDS encoding deoxyribonuclease IV: MLIGSHVSMSGKKMLLQASEEAASYGASTFMIYTGAPQNTRRKAIEDLNIEAGQAHMQANGLSNIVVHAPYIINIANTVKPEVFALGVEFLQKEIERTEALGAKDIVLHPGAHVGAGEEAGIKKIIEGLNEVLSNNNDVRIALETMAGKGSECGKSFEELAEIISGVTHNERLSVCFDTCHTHDAGYDIINNLDGVLQEFDDVVGLDRIKVVHVNDSKNVTGARKDRHENFGFGNIGFDALTKLVYHEAFENIPKILETPYVQVGDDKKNKKPPYKFEIDMIKSRTFDPELLEKIKLQ, translated from the coding sequence ATGTTAATCGGATCACATGTTTCAATGAGCGGAAAGAAGATGCTCCTGCAGGCATCAGAAGAGGCGGCAAGCTACGGTGCTTCTACCTTTATGATTTATACAGGTGCACCTCAAAATACTCGACGTAAAGCAATTGAAGACTTAAATATTGAAGCAGGACAGGCACATATGCAAGCAAACGGTTTATCAAATATTGTTGTCCACGCACCATATATTATCAATATTGCAAATACAGTAAAACCTGAAGTATTTGCTTTAGGTGTTGAATTTTTACAAAAGGAAATCGAGCGTACTGAAGCACTTGGTGCAAAAGATATTGTGCTGCATCCAGGTGCACATGTAGGAGCTGGAGAAGAAGCAGGTATTAAGAAGATCATCGAAGGTTTGAATGAAGTTTTATCGAATAATAACGATGTGCGTATTGCACTTGAAACAATGGCGGGTAAAGGCTCTGAATGTGGTAAATCATTTGAAGAACTTGCCGAAATTATTTCAGGTGTAACACATAATGAACGACTCTCTGTATGTTTTGATACATGTCACACACATGATGCGGGATATGATATTATCAATAACTTAGATGGGGTATTACAGGAATTTGATGACGTCGTTGGATTAGATCGTATTAAAGTTGTGCATGTGAACGACAGCAAAAATGTTACAGGTGCAAGAAAAGATAGACATGAAAACTTTGGTTTCGGAAATATTGGTTTTGATGCATTAACAAAACTCGTTTATCATGAAGCATTTGAAAATATTCCTAAGATTCTAGAAACCCCTTACGTTCAAGTTGGAGACGATAAGAAAAATAAAAAACCGCCTTATAAATTTGAAATCGATATGATTAAAAGTAGAACTTTTGATCCTGAATTATTAGAAAAGATTAAATTGCAGTAG
- a CDS encoding DEAD/DEAH box helicase, whose amino-acid sequence MDKHPFEHFELAPYLIEAVKDLNFNQPTEIQRRVIPKLKKETHLIGQSQTGTGKSHAFLLPLINKIDKDLIQPQVIILAPTRELAKQLYDASEHLISFTEGIKAGLYIGGTDKNKDIQKSKVQPQIVIGTPNRIKDLAEENVLHIHLANAVVIDEADLMIDLGFLPTVDKIAANVSRDAQIAVFSATIPKALHPFLNKYLSKPEFIEIEPDSKTNKNITFYLVPTKSNDKKEKLVSVMNTCNPYLAIIFANSRDRADELAEYLQDQGMKVGIMHGGLAPRERTQMMKRVKNLEFQYIIASDLASRGIDIDGVSHVFNYDIPKDIDFFTHRVGRTGRGNYTGVAITLYTPDEEDLINQIEKKGFSFIHSDIKNGELTEIKDRTERRSRQKKEDNIEKSLVHKVKKKKKVKPGYKKKFRYELDKVKRNEKRAHSKRVNKQNRKG is encoded by the coding sequence ATGGACAAACACCCATTTGAACATTTTGAACTTGCACCATATTTAATAGAAGCGGTGAAGGATCTAAATTTCAACCAGCCCACAGAAATCCAGAGAAGAGTTATTCCAAAATTAAAAAAAGAAACACATTTAATCGGACAATCTCAAACTGGTACAGGTAAATCACATGCATTCCTGTTGCCGTTAATTAATAAAATTGATAAAGATTTAATTCAGCCGCAAGTGATTATTCTAGCGCCGACACGTGAACTTGCAAAACAATTATATGATGCAAGTGAACATCTTATTTCCTTTACTGAAGGCATTAAAGCAGGCCTATACATCGGAGGAACAGATAAGAATAAAGATATACAGAAATCAAAAGTACAGCCACAAATCGTAATTGGCACACCAAACCGTATTAAAGATCTAGCTGAGGAAAATGTACTGCATATTCATTTGGCGAATGCAGTGGTAATTGATGAAGCGGATTTAATGATAGATCTTGGATTCTTACCAACAGTTGATAAAATTGCTGCGAACGTATCACGTGATGCTCAGATTGCTGTCTTTTCAGCAACGATTCCTAAAGCATTACATCCATTTTTAAACAAATATCTATCAAAGCCGGAATTTATCGAAATCGAACCAGATAGTAAGACGAATAAGAATATTACCTTCTACCTCGTTCCAACAAAGAGTAACGACAAAAAAGAGAAGCTAGTGAGCGTTATGAACACGTGTAACCCATATTTAGCCATTATCTTTGCGAATAGTCGTGACCGCGCAGATGAACTTGCTGAGTACTTACAGGATCAAGGAATGAAAGTAGGTATCATGCACGGAGGACTGGCACCTCGTGAACGTACTCAGATGATGAAACGTGTCAAGAACTTAGAATTTCAATATATTATAGCAAGTGACCTTGCAAGCAGAGGGATTGATATTGATGGTGTAAGTCATGTATTTAACTATGATATTCCAAAAGATATCGATTTCTTCACACACCGTGTAGGGCGTACAGGACGTGGTAATTACACGGGCGTTGCGATCACACTTTACACGCCTGACGAAGAAGACTTAATCAACCAGATTGAGAAAAAAGGGTTCTCATTCATTCATTCGGATATTAAAAATGGTGAACTTACAGAAATTAAGGATCGTACTGAGCGTAGAAGTCGTCAGAAAAAAGAAGATAATATTGAAAAATCTTTAGTTCATAAAGTGAAAAAGAAAAAGAAAGTAAAACCAGGTTATAAGAAGAAGTTCAGATATGAATTAGATAAGGTTAAACGTAATGAAAAGAGAGCGCACTCCAAACGTGTAAACAAGCAGAACAGAAAAGGTTAA
- a CDS encoding 4-hydroxy-3-methylbut-2-enyl diphosphate reductase — MEIIKITPRGYCYGVVDAMVIARNASLDKTLPRPIYILGMIVHNKHVTDAFESDGIITLDGPNRLEILEQIETGTVIFTAHGVSPEVKRLAKEKGLVCIDATCPDVENTHTLIRRKKADGYHVIYIGKKGHPEPEGAVGVAPDIVHLVENKQDIEQLPESLNDQKLIVTNQTTMSQWDVKHLMEDLEEKFPHIEVHEEICLATQVRQEAVANQAPSADVLIVVGDPKSNNSNRLAQVSKEIAHTEAYRISDISELKLEWLEGKSTIAVTAGASTPTPIIKEVIDYIKGYDPLNITPIPETSGVPVEKILPKIKNAAPVKILD, encoded by the coding sequence ATGGAAATCATTAAAATTACACCTCGTGGCTATTGTTATGGCGTAGTCGATGCAATGGTCATCGCACGTAACGCATCCTTAGACAAAACCCTACCACGTCCTATTTATATACTTGGTATGATCGTTCATAATAAACATGTCACAGATGCATTTGAAAGTGACGGCATTATTACATTGGATGGTCCTAACCGACTTGAAATCTTAGAACAGATTGAAACTGGAACGGTCATCTTCACAGCACATGGTGTAAGTCCAGAAGTAAAACGTCTTGCAAAAGAAAAAGGCCTTGTCTGTATCGATGCCACTTGTCCAGATGTTGAAAATACACATACATTGATTCGTCGTAAGAAAGCTGACGGATATCATGTCATCTATATCGGTAAGAAAGGTCACCCTGAACCTGAAGGAGCAGTGGGTGTTGCTCCGGATATCGTTCACCTTGTAGAAAACAAGCAGGATATCGAACAATTACCTGAATCATTAAATGATCAGAAACTCATTGTAACAAATCAAACAACAATGAGTCAGTGGGATGTTAAACATCTGATGGAAGACTTAGAAGAGAAATTTCCGCATATTGAAGTGCATGAAGAAATATGTCTCGCAACACAAGTGAGACAGGAAGCCGTTGCAAATCAGGCTCCAAGTGCGGATGTTCTAATCGTTGTCGGTGACCCTAAAAGTAATAACTCTAACAGACTCGCACAAGTTTCAAAAGAAATCGCACATACCGAAGCCTATCGTATTTCAGATATCAGTGAATTAAAGTTAGAGTGGCTTGAGGGAAAATCAACGATTGCAGTTACAGCAGGAGCTTCTACACCTACACCGATCATTAAAGAAGTGATTGACTATATTAAAGGCTATGATCCACTAAATATTACTCCTATACCTGAAACGTCTGGTGTACCAGTTGAAAAGATCTTACCTAAAATTAAAAACGCAGCCCCTGTCAAAATATTAGATTAA